The Calliphora vicina chromosome 3, idCalVici1.1, whole genome shotgun sequence genome contains a region encoding:
- the LOC135953310 gene encoding long-chain-fatty-acid--CoA ligase 5 isoform X2 — translation MSCCGQITTIRVPIEMGAQSDILKGPEQIHVSKFYKESKNGKFVSYISENVRTLYHTFREGAYASNNGPCLGWRETLSSPYQWINYDEALLRAKNFGSGLLALGARPKQLIGIYSQNRPEWILYEQGCYCFSLVVVPLYDTLGPDACAFIIRQTEMSIVVVEDDAKATMLLDKAPRSLKIIVAVKPIRQTTLEKARSRGIQIFSFIDVEKLGSKNNHVEVSPTTEDLCTVCYTSGTTGNPKGVMLTHGNVVAGVCAVILQLGDHRIRAGDVMISFLPLAHMFERCCENGMYYVGGCVGFYSGDVKELTNDLKMLKPTVMPAVPRLLNRVYDKIQNDIAASSIKRALFNMALKAKEKEISRGILRRNGCWDKMVFKKVHQAFGGNLRLMVVGSAPLAGNVLTFMRCALGCLVVEGYGQTECTGAITLTVQGDYIPNHVGPPVSCNAVKLVDVPEMEYYANQNTGEVCVRGSNVFHGYYKDPERTAEAIDSEGWHHTGDVGMWLPNGTLRIIDRRKHIFKLSQGEYIVPEKIENIYTLSQYVNQVFVYGESLKSCIVAVVVPDVDVLKQWATENNVRGTLSVLCNNPEVKSLIMTDMLKYGKQSGLKSFEQIKDIYLHPDPFSVQNGLLTPTFKSKRPQLKSYFKPQLEDMYKHLD, via the exons GGTCCGGAACAAATTcatgtttcaaaattttataaagagtCCAAGAATGGTAAATTCGTGTCATATATCTCAGAGAATGTACGTACATTATATCACACATTTCGTGAAGGTGCTTATGCCTCCAACAATGGACCTTGTTTAGGATGGCGTGAGACATTATCATCACCATATCAG TGGATCAATTACGACGAAGCCTTATTACGTGCTAAAAATTTTGGTTCGGGACTGCTGGCTTTAGGAGCGCGGCCCAAACAGTTAATTGGCATCTATTCACAAAATCGTCCCGAATGGATTTTATATGAACAGGGCTGTTACTGTTTTTCGCTGGTAGTCGTACCGCTCTACGACACACTAGGACCAGATGCATGTGCTTTTATTATACGACAGACTGAGATGTCGATCGTAGTTGTAGAAGATGATGCCAAAGCAACAATGTTGCTTGACAAGGCTCCTCGCTCCTTGAAAATAATCGTGGCTGTGAAGCCCATTAGGCAAACAACATTGGAGAAGGCACGCAGCCGTGGCATAcagatattttcatttatagacGTTGAGAAATTGGGTTCCAAAAACAACCATGTTGAAGTCTCGCCCACTACAGAAGATTTGTGCACGGTATGTTACACATCCGGCACTACGGGCAATCCTAAAGGTGTTATGTTAACCCATGGCAATGTTGTGGCAGGTGTATGTGCAGTGATTTTACAATTGG gtGATCATCGTATTCGTGCTGGCGATGTTATGATTTCTTTCCTGCCTTTGGCTCATATGTTCGAGCGTTGTTGTGAAAATGGCATGTACTATGTTGGTGGCTGTGTGGGATTCTATTCGGGCGATGTTAAAGAATTGACAAATGATCTAAAAATGCTAAAGCCCACAGTAATGCCGGCCGTGCCTCGTCTATTAAATCGCGTCTATGATAAAATACAAAATGATATCGCTGCCTCGTCCATTAAAAGAGCTTTATTCAATATGGCTTTGAAAGCCAAGGAGAAAGAGATATCAAGGGGTATACTAAGACGCAATGGTTGTTGGGATAAAATGGTATTTAAAAAAGTTCatcaag CTTTTGGCGGCAATTTAAGATTAATGGTGGTAGGTTCAGCTCCCTTGGCTGGCAACGTTTTGACATTCATGCGTTGTGCTTTGGGTTGTTTAGTGGTAGAGGGTTACGGTCAGACTGAATGCACTGGAGCTATTACTTTAACAGTACAAGGAGATTATATACCCAATCATGTCGGTCCACCGGTCTCCTGTAACGCAGTCAAG TTAGTGGATGTACCAGAAATGGAGTACTATGCAAATCAAAACACTGGAGAAGTATGTGTTCGAGGTTCTAACGTGTTCCATGg GTACTATAAAGATCCTGAAAGAACTGCCGAGGCCATAGATTCTGAGGGATGGCATCATACAGGTGACGTGGGCATGTGGTTGCCGAATGGAACTCTTAGGATTATTGATCGCCGCAAGCATATCTTCAAACTGAGCCAGGGCGAATACATTGTACcagaaaaaattgaaaatatctaCACTTTAAGTCAATATGTCAATCAAGTATTTGTATATGGAGAAAGTTTAAAG AGTTGCATAGTGGCTGTGGTTGTGCCAGACGTTGACGTTTTAAAGCAATGGGCTACGGAAAATAATGTCCGTGGTACCTTGTCGGTATTGTGCAATAACCCCGAAGTCAAAAGTCTAATAATGACAGACATGTTGAAATATGGCAAACAAAGTGGATTGAAATCGTTTGAACAG ATCAAAGACATTTATTTACATCCTGATCCATTTTCGGTACAAAATGGTTTATTGACTCCGACTTTCAAATCGAAACGGCCACAATTGAAAAGTTACTTTAAACCCCAACTGGAGGATATGTATAAACATTTAGATTAA